A section of the Luteolibacter flavescens genome encodes:
- a CDS encoding ABC transporter ATP-binding protein/permease — MPEKKPAVTREILRRLGRVVWAFLRSKRMRGKAWFLLLGLLILMLVINGMNVLNSYVGRDFFSAIERRDSAGFALHAWRYVGVFAASTVVAVFFRYCEERLALLWREWQTQRVVRGYLNQHIYLHIKQTGSITNPDQRMTEDIRSLTTTSLSFLLMILNGTFTAISFSGVLWSISPILFGVAVLYAAIGSGLTILLGRPLIRLNYQQADREADFRSELISVHQEAEGLAFTRDEARMKERLGARIDQLVLNYRKIVAVNRNLNFFTNGYNYMIQLIPALFVAPMFIAGGVEFGVIGQATMAFATLVGAFSLIITQFQSISSYASVVTRLSELMDASESAALRNSRSCLGCSMDADRIVFSKLSLKASEKDDRILLADLDVTFDGKHSVLITGPNPAAKAALFHATAGLHDAGSGSIHRPPKEKLAFVLERPYLPAGSLREFLTPPDLPAIADHEILAILDDLGLVVPGSSERDFDTSRQWDDELNLAEGQLLAVARALLTKPDFILLDHLDAALDAEEFRRVRQVISRRGVAAVVFGNGKTSESDYDAVLEIHPDATWSWRERVITPDATSGG, encoded by the coding sequence ATGCCCGAGAAGAAGCCCGCCGTCACCCGCGAGATCCTGCGTCGCCTCGGCCGCGTCGTGTGGGCATTCCTCCGCTCGAAGCGGATGCGTGGGAAGGCGTGGTTCCTCTTGCTGGGACTGCTGATCCTGATGCTCGTCATCAATGGCATGAACGTGCTGAACAGCTACGTCGGCCGCGATTTTTTCTCGGCCATCGAGCGTCGGGACAGCGCTGGCTTCGCCCTTCACGCGTGGCGCTATGTGGGGGTCTTCGCGGCGTCCACGGTGGTCGCCGTGTTCTTCCGCTATTGCGAGGAGCGCCTGGCGCTGCTCTGGCGGGAGTGGCAGACGCAGCGGGTGGTGCGCGGCTACCTGAACCAGCACATCTATCTTCACATCAAGCAGACCGGCTCGATCACGAATCCCGACCAGCGGATGACGGAGGACATCCGCTCGCTGACCACGACGTCGCTGTCCTTCCTGCTGATGATCCTGAATGGCACCTTCACTGCGATCTCCTTCTCGGGCGTGCTGTGGTCCATCAGTCCGATCCTCTTCGGCGTGGCGGTGCTCTATGCGGCCATCGGCTCGGGGCTCACGATCCTGCTCGGGCGTCCGCTGATCCGGCTGAACTACCAGCAGGCGGACCGCGAGGCGGACTTCCGCTCCGAGCTCATCTCCGTGCATCAGGAGGCGGAAGGCCTCGCCTTCACCCGCGACGAGGCACGTATGAAGGAAAGGCTCGGTGCCCGCATCGACCAGCTCGTCCTGAACTACCGCAAGATCGTGGCGGTGAACCGTAACCTGAATTTCTTCACGAATGGCTACAACTACATGATCCAGCTCATCCCGGCATTGTTCGTCGCTCCGATGTTCATCGCCGGGGGCGTGGAGTTCGGCGTCATCGGCCAGGCGACGATGGCCTTTGCGACGCTTGTCGGAGCCTTCTCGCTCATCATCACGCAATTCCAGTCCATCTCGTCCTACGCCTCGGTGGTCACCCGCCTCAGCGAACTGATGGACGCTTCGGAGAGTGCCGCACTCCGCAATTCGCGCTCATGCCTGGGATGCAGCATGGATGCGGACCGCATCGTGTTTTCAAAGCTCTCCCTGAAGGCGTCGGAGAAGGACGATCGCATCCTGCTCGCCGATCTCGATGTCACCTTCGACGGCAAGCACAGCGTCCTTATCACCGGGCCGAATCCCGCGGCGAAAGCCGCCTTGTTCCATGCCACGGCAGGCCTGCACGATGCGGGCAGCGGCAGCATCCACCGGCCGCCCAAGGAGAAGCTGGCATTCGTACTAGAGCGGCCGTACTTGCCGGCGGGATCGCTGCGGGAATTCCTCACGCCGCCGGATCTCCCGGCAATCGCCGACCACGAGATCCTCGCGATTTTGGATGACCTGGGGCTCGTGGTCCCGGGGTCGAGTGAGCGTGACTTCGACACCTCGCGTCAATGGGACGACGAGCTGAATCTCGCCGAGGGGCAGCTCCTCGCCGTGGCTCGCGCGCTGCTGACGAAGCCGGACTTCATCCTGCTGGATCACCTCGATGCCGCTCTCGATGCGGAGGAGTTCCGCCGGGTCCGGCAGGTGATCTCGCGCCGCGGGGTTGCGGCGGTCGTCTTCGGCAATGGCAAGACCTCGGAGAGCGATTACGATGCCGTGCTGGAGATTCATCCGGACGCCACGTGGAGTTGGCGGGAGAGGGTCATTACTCCGGATGCAACATCGGGAGGATGA
- a CDS encoding zinc metallopeptidase produces the protein MWKILLILSLIPLVGAGFGRHWFWTRIRMKGLRRDCGLTVRELREKLGLPPGRGRRGMETHAAALGNALRECGLALLEKEGNTMAKARVKGAFLTKALPALVMMIAVFAILSKRVSAGWAISGAVATVAFWTLLRLTGLPIELRAAARGAEALKASRAVKRVSDEDEIVRCAKASVWSTVWPF, from the coding sequence GTGTGGAAGATCCTGCTCATCCTCTCCCTGATCCCGCTCGTCGGCGCCGGGTTCGGCCGGCATTGGTTCTGGACGCGGATCCGCATGAAGGGACTGCGCCGGGACTGCGGGCTCACCGTGCGTGAGTTGCGGGAAAAGCTGGGGCTGCCACCGGGACGCGGTCGCCGGGGCATGGAGACCCATGCGGCAGCTCTGGGAAATGCCCTGCGCGAGTGCGGGCTGGCCCTGCTGGAGAAAGAGGGCAACACCATGGCGAAGGCCCGGGTGAAAGGTGCTTTCCTCACGAAGGCACTGCCAGCTCTGGTGATGATGATCGCGGTGTTCGCGATCCTTTCGAAACGGGTGTCTGCCGGTTGGGCGATCTCGGGCGCGGTGGCCACGGTAGCCTTCTGGACTCTGTTGCGGCTGACCGGACTACCCATCGAGCTGCGGGCCGCGGCCAGAGGAGCCGAAGCACTCAAGGCCAGCCGCGCGGTGAAGCGGGTGTCGGATGAAGACGAGATCGTCCGCTGTGCGAAGGCCAGCGTGTGGAGCACTGTGTGGCCCTTTTAA
- the hrpB gene encoding ATP-dependent helicase HrpB, with translation MRLPVHEIEADLKAAVARGERDRLLLKAPTGSGKSTAVPGMLMDSGIPGKILVIEPRRMAARLLAGWVAKLRGSRLGGEVGYAVRFDTNYGRDTRLIYMTDGVFQRWLQEDPELRDVGAVVFDEFHERRLAVDVALGRCLDVQESTRPDLRVLVMSATLETRGLADYLAPAQMLEAGGRTFPIEVAYRAERPKVTDRRGGPPQETPVWERIAAVCKEALAMPDPGDVLCFLPGMHEIRKTVETLENSSFARGHDIFPLHGGLPPAAQEAAVSPGKRPKIIVSTNVAETSLTIEGVRTVIDAGLAREASFDPRRGIDTLLVRKISRASAEQRAGRAGRTGPGRAFRLWSESEHARREAFDAPEVRRVDLAETVLLLKAAGAGDVRDFRWLDAPLEESLLRAETLLQDLGAIDSHGDLTAEGRAMAALPLEPRYSRLMLAGVEQGCVAEMAFIAAAVQGEGIFVNKRGGIGRKDFVFKEDTSDFEAEWRAFDSAAGMDFHPQRCAPLGIHGRGAREVAQGFDRLRKLALQRGWPWEEVDFAKHREAVGRAMLAAFSDRLAVRFGEATLACRVVHKRKGKLDDDSAAKHAVAFVASEITEVEGRDVTVQLRRATAVDPAWLKELFPDDFTLSDGAAYDEPRRRVVSRKETRFRDLVLEAKESDHGINLDAAAEILAARVLSGELVLKNWDAAVDQWCTRLDSLGKWMPDLELPGWSDEDRAAAVAQICHGAVSYKDIKERDVWPVLREWLSYSQRGALDSYAPERISLPNGQSAKVTYEPGKDPWIALRVRDLFGVWQTPMIAGGRVPLLVHICAPNHRPWQMTKDLASFWASGYKQMKKDIAGRYPKHPWPDDPKAWLAEGGQKR, from the coding sequence GTGCGATTGCCGGTTCATGAAATCGAGGCCGACCTGAAAGCCGCCGTGGCCCGCGGCGAGCGAGACCGCTTGCTGCTGAAGGCACCGACGGGCTCCGGCAAATCGACGGCCGTGCCCGGAATGCTGATGGATTCGGGCATCCCGGGAAAAATCCTCGTGATCGAGCCCCGGCGCATGGCCGCCAGGCTGCTCGCCGGGTGGGTGGCCAAGCTTCGCGGATCGCGCCTCGGTGGCGAAGTCGGTTATGCTGTCCGCTTTGACACGAACTACGGGCGTGATACCCGGCTGATTTACATGACGGACGGGGTTTTCCAGCGCTGGCTGCAGGAAGACCCGGAGCTCAGGGACGTCGGGGCGGTCGTTTTCGACGAATTCCACGAGCGCCGCCTGGCCGTCGATGTGGCGCTCGGGCGTTGTCTGGATGTCCAAGAGTCCACCCGCCCTGACCTGCGCGTGCTTGTGATGTCCGCGACGCTGGAGACCCGGGGTCTCGCCGACTACCTCGCGCCCGCGCAGATGCTGGAGGCCGGTGGCCGGACCTTCCCCATCGAGGTCGCGTATCGCGCCGAGCGGCCGAAGGTGACCGATCGCCGCGGCGGACCACCGCAGGAGACGCCCGTGTGGGAACGCATCGCCGCGGTGTGCAAGGAGGCCCTCGCGATGCCGGATCCCGGCGACGTCTTGTGCTTCCTGCCCGGCATGCACGAGATCCGGAAGACGGTTGAGACGCTGGAGAACTCCTCCTTCGCCCGCGGGCACGATATTTTCCCGCTGCACGGCGGTCTGCCCCCTGCAGCGCAGGAGGCGGCGGTATCGCCGGGCAAGCGACCGAAGATCATCGTCTCCACGAATGTCGCGGAAACCTCGCTGACCATCGAAGGCGTGCGCACGGTGATCGATGCGGGTCTTGCCCGCGAGGCGAGCTTCGATCCGCGGCGTGGGATCGACACTCTGCTGGTGCGAAAGATTTCCCGGGCCTCCGCCGAGCAGCGCGCTGGACGTGCCGGCCGGACAGGACCGGGCCGGGCCTTCCGCCTGTGGAGCGAGAGCGAGCATGCGCGGCGCGAGGCATTTGACGCGCCGGAAGTGCGCCGCGTGGACCTGGCGGAAACGGTGCTGCTGCTGAAGGCCGCAGGCGCCGGCGACGTGCGTGACTTCCGCTGGCTGGATGCGCCGCTGGAGGAAAGCCTGCTGCGCGCGGAGACGCTGCTCCAGGACCTCGGCGCGATTGATTCCCACGGCGACCTGACCGCTGAAGGCCGGGCGATGGCCGCGCTGCCGCTGGAGCCCCGCTACTCGCGGCTGATGCTGGCGGGTGTTGAGCAGGGCTGCGTGGCAGAGATGGCATTCATCGCCGCGGCGGTGCAGGGCGAAGGCATCTTCGTGAACAAGCGCGGCGGGATCGGCAGGAAGGATTTCGTCTTCAAGGAAGACACCAGCGACTTCGAGGCGGAGTGGCGGGCCTTCGACTCGGCGGCGGGGATGGATTTCCACCCGCAGCGTTGCGCGCCGCTGGGCATCCATGGCCGCGGCGCGCGCGAGGTGGCACAGGGATTTGACCGGCTGCGGAAGCTGGCGCTCCAGCGCGGATGGCCGTGGGAAGAGGTCGATTTCGCGAAGCACCGCGAGGCGGTCGGCCGTGCGATGCTGGCAGCCTTCAGCGACCGGCTGGCGGTGCGCTTCGGCGAGGCGACGCTCGCCTGCCGGGTGGTTCACAAGCGGAAGGGCAAACTGGATGACGACAGCGCGGCGAAGCACGCCGTGGCATTCGTCGCGTCCGAGATCACCGAGGTGGAAGGCCGCGACGTGACCGTACAGCTCCGTCGCGCAACGGCGGTCGATCCCGCTTGGCTGAAGGAACTCTTCCCCGACGACTTCACCCTCAGCGACGGCGCTGCCTACGATGAACCTCGTAGAAGGGTCGTCTCACGGAAGGAGACGCGATTCCGCGATCTGGTGCTGGAGGCGAAGGAAAGCGACCACGGCATCAATCTGGATGCCGCGGCGGAGATCCTCGCCGCCCGCGTTCTCTCCGGCGAGCTGGTGCTGAAGAATTGGGACGCCGCGGTGGACCAGTGGTGCACGCGGCTCGATAGCTTGGGCAAGTGGATGCCGGATCTGGAACTGCCGGGATGGTCCGACGAGGACCGGGCGGCAGCGGTGGCGCAGATCTGCCATGGTGCCGTGAGCTACAAGGACATCAAGGAGCGCGACGTGTGGCCCGTGCTGCGCGAATGGCTGAGCTATTCGCAACGCGGGGCACTCGATTCTTACGCGCCCGAACGCATCTCCCTGCCCAATGGCCAGAGCGCGAAGGTGACCTACGAGCCCGGCAAGGACCCGTGGATCGCCTTGCGCGTGCGCGATCTTTTCGGCGTGTGGCAGACACCGATGATCGCGGGTGGACGCGTGCCGCTGCTGGTCCATATTTGCGCACCGAACCACCGCCCGTGGCAGATGACCAAGGATCTCGCCAGCTTCTGGGCAAGCGGCTACAAGCAGATGAAGAAAGACATCGCGGGCCGCTACCCGAAGCATCCATGGCCCGACGACCCGAAGGCATGGCTTGCCGAAGGTGGCCAGAAGCGCTGA
- a CDS encoding Sec-independent protein translocase subunit TatA/TatB codes for MNTVLGFIGNLGGQEMMIIFVIVLLLFGAKKIPELARGLGKSMGEFKKAREEFEHEITRSEDEVRIKEASGKEARDKA; via the coding sequence ATGAACACGGTGCTCGGCTTTATCGGCAACCTCGGCGGACAAGAAATGATGATCATTTTCGTGATCGTCCTCCTGCTCTTTGGAGCGAAGAAGATCCCGGAACTCGCACGCGGCCTCGGCAAGAGCATGGGTGAGTTCAAGAAGGCCCGCGAGGAATTCGAGCACGAGATCACGCGCTCCGAAGACGAAGTCCGCATCAAGGAAGCGTCTGGCAAGGAAGCCCGCGACAAGGCATGA
- a CDS encoding endonuclease/exonuclease/phosphatase family protein: MRFHAHFFSKTAPGILGAFLLSLAGCEKKDQTGDWAALAQPPGADVPAKPVSAPKPAPTAENSGTTASTIPAVEAGTIRFVVFNVENWLTMERYVAGKAQPGRPKPEKERLAVASVLAGAQPDILGVSEIGTEEDVRDLQTHLEKAGHPMPHFHLNRGADPVRNLVLLSRFPIARSVAHDGLTYRSKGKEYGMQRGILDASIETPSGAYRFLGVHLKSKRETQDGDQEGMRLGEAHLLRMKLDGILHEDPAARLVVYGDFNDTRNSPAVRTVRGSGNGRATLQMISLKDSQGESWTHFWDYQDTYTRIDYVMVSDALRKSVKWDDCRIIDGPEVSRASDHRPLLVILK, encoded by the coding sequence GTGAGATTTCACGCGCACTTCTTTTCAAAGACCGCCCCGGGGATACTCGGGGCGTTTTTGTTGTCGCTGGCAGGCTGCGAAAAGAAGGACCAGACCGGGGATTGGGCGGCTCTGGCCCAGCCTCCCGGTGCGGATGTCCCTGCGAAGCCTGTCTCCGCCCCGAAGCCTGCTCCGACGGCGGAAAATTCCGGCACGACTGCCTCCACGATTCCGGCAGTCGAGGCGGGCACGATCCGCTTCGTCGTCTTCAACGTGGAAAACTGGCTGACCATGGAGCGCTACGTGGCTGGCAAGGCCCAGCCGGGTCGGCCAAAGCCGGAAAAGGAGCGCCTCGCCGTCGCCAGCGTCCTGGCCGGTGCGCAGCCCGATATTCTGGGCGTCTCCGAGATCGGCACGGAGGAAGATGTGCGGGACCTCCAGACGCATTTGGAGAAAGCGGGGCATCCGATGCCGCATTTTCACCTGAATCGCGGCGCGGACCCGGTCCGGAACCTTGTTCTCCTATCCCGTTTTCCCATTGCCCGGAGCGTCGCTCACGACGGCCTCACCTACCGCTCAAAGGGGAAGGAATACGGCATGCAGCGCGGCATCCTAGACGCTTCCATCGAGACGCCTTCGGGTGCCTATCGATTCCTCGGTGTCCACCTGAAGTCGAAGCGCGAGACACAGGACGGGGACCAAGAGGGCATGCGGCTCGGCGAGGCGCACCTGCTGCGGATGAAGCTCGATGGCATCCTTCACGAGGATCCCGCCGCGCGATTGGTCGTTTACGGCGATTTCAATGACACCCGCAACAGCCCCGCCGTGCGCACCGTCCGCGGATCGGGGAATGGCCGGGCCACCCTGCAGATGATCTCGCTGAAGGACTCGCAGGGCGAATCCTGGACCCACTTCTGGGACTATCAGGACACCTACACGCGCATCGACTACGTGATGGTCAGCGATGCGCTGCGGAAGTCCGTGAAGTGGGACGACTGCCGCATCATCGACGGCCCCGAGGTCTCGCGCGCGAGTGACCACCGCCCGCTGCTGGTCATCCTGAAATGA
- a CDS encoding alpha-amylase family glycosyl hydrolase, translating into MTNAERPVIYQLLPRLFGNTCETRKTNGTLEENGCGKFRDLDAAALEAIRSMGFTHIWLTGVLEQASGTAYPCRAADEPDILKGIAGSPYAIRDYFDVCPDYALDPVNRLAEFRELLGRCRDHGLKVIIDFVPNHVARSYQSDVRPEESFGNGDDKDAFFARDNHFYYLHRDHPGGGPPLKLPTAHLPGCSGLFAPETDFGRVTGNNVISWSPSINDWYETVKLNYGHDFTTGRDTSHLPRPEASPEEVPKTWRTMDAILAYWQEMGVDGFRADMAHMIPMEFWRWAVRRARDRKADVFFSAEAYDNDPAKLTDGHVLDELLKAGFDAVYDDPAYDALEALYDSGKWANDLDGLTFTGERFHRSLRYAENHDEVRLASPKEWGGLGMHVGRPVTAVLFGMGRGALMIYSGQEVGEPAAGSEGFSGDNARTTIFDYWSMPEFTKWVNGGKFDGGRLSDEQKALRDWYGALIRLMKEPAFTTGEFYGLNHANKENPGYGRLDGETTSGHWLYSYLRQDKATGQSFLVVANFNGWHAIEGATLRLPENALEWLGVTEAGQLGFADRLGSGWETSFATAPLPHDGLPLPRLDPLSSLVIEVSR; encoded by the coding sequence GTGACCAACGCCGAACGCCCCGTAATCTACCAACTCCTGCCGCGGTTGTTTGGAAACACCTGCGAAACCCGGAAAACCAACGGCACTCTGGAGGAAAACGGCTGCGGGAAATTCCGCGACCTGGACGCTGCGGCGCTGGAGGCGATCCGGTCCATGGGCTTCACCCACATATGGCTGACCGGCGTGCTGGAGCAGGCCAGCGGCACCGCCTACCCGTGCCGGGCCGCCGATGAGCCGGATATCCTGAAAGGCATCGCCGGGAGCCCCTATGCGATCAGGGACTACTTCGACGTGTGCCCGGACTACGCGCTCGATCCCGTGAACCGGCTGGCGGAGTTCCGGGAACTGCTGGGCCGCTGCCGCGATCACGGGCTGAAGGTCATCATCGACTTCGTGCCGAACCACGTCGCCCGCTCGTATCAGTCGGACGTGCGGCCGGAGGAGTCCTTCGGAAACGGGGACGACAAGGACGCCTTCTTCGCCCGGGACAACCATTTCTACTACCTCCACCGAGACCACCCCGGCGGCGGCCCGCCATTGAAACTGCCGACCGCACACCTGCCCGGATGCAGCGGACTCTTCGCGCCCGAGACGGACTTCGGACGGGTAACGGGAAACAACGTTATCTCGTGGTCGCCCTCGATCAACGACTGGTATGAGACGGTGAAGCTGAACTACGGCCACGACTTCACCACAGGCCGTGATACCTCCCATCTCCCAAGACCTGAAGCATCGCCTGAAGAGGTGCCGAAGACCTGGCGGACGATGGATGCGATCCTCGCCTACTGGCAGGAGATGGGAGTGGATGGATTCCGCGCGGACATGGCGCACATGATCCCGATGGAATTCTGGCGCTGGGCGGTCAGACGCGCGCGTGACCGCAAGGCGGACGTATTTTTCTCCGCGGAAGCCTACGACAATGACCCGGCCAAGCTGACGGACGGGCACGTGCTGGATGAATTGCTGAAGGCTGGCTTTGACGCGGTTTACGACGACCCGGCCTACGACGCGCTCGAAGCTCTCTACGACTCCGGCAAGTGGGCGAATGACCTGGATGGCCTGACCTTCACCGGCGAGCGCTTTCACCGGTCGCTGCGCTATGCGGAGAATCACGACGAGGTGCGGCTCGCGAGTCCGAAGGAATGGGGTGGACTGGGGATGCATGTGGGCAGGCCGGTGACCGCCGTTCTCTTCGGCATGGGTCGCGGGGCGCTGATGATTTACTCGGGCCAGGAGGTCGGCGAACCCGCCGCGGGATCGGAGGGCTTCAGCGGCGACAATGCCCGCACGACGATCTTCGACTACTGGTCGATGCCCGAATTCACGAAATGGGTGAATGGCGGGAAATTCGACGGCGGGCGGCTGAGCGACGAGCAGAAGGCGCTGCGCGATTGGTATGGAGCGCTGATCCGGCTGATGAAGGAGCCAGCCTTCACCACGGGCGAATTCTACGGGCTGAACCACGCCAACAAGGAGAATCCCGGCTATGGCAGGCTGGACGGCGAGACCACCAGCGGCCACTGGCTCTACAGCTACCTGCGACAGGACAAGGCGACCGGGCAGAGCTTCCTCGTCGTGGCAAATTTCAATGGCTGGCACGCGATCGAAGGCGCGACGCTACGTCTGCCAGAAAACGCGCTGGAGTGGCTGGGCGTGACGGAGGCCGGTCAGCTTGGTTTCGCAGACCGGCTCGGTTCGGGGTGGGAGACATCGTTCGCAACCGCCCCCCTGCCCCATGACGGCTTGCCGCTGCCGAGGCTCGATCCGCTCAGCTCGCTGGTGATCGAGGTCAGCCGGTGA
- a CDS encoding SanA/YdcF family protein, translating to MSKGTTPLKRWLKRTVLATGALGVLGAGFVGWANFAAVNAGRDKLYNDVAQVPAGKVALVFGTDDRTQGRENLYFRYRIDAAEKLWKAGKVRLLLVSGDNRQKHYNEPEKMKAALIKRGVPQDRIVCDYAGLRTLDSVVRAKEIFGVDDVVFVSQRFHNERAAYLAKANGIAYCGFNAQDVATKGGLKTKVREVGARVKMWLDVRVLGTRPRHLGDKVPLPE from the coding sequence GTGAGCAAGGGCACCACGCCTCTCAAGCGCTGGCTGAAACGGACCGTGCTCGCCACGGGTGCCCTCGGTGTCCTTGGCGCAGGATTCGTCGGTTGGGCGAATTTCGCCGCGGTGAATGCCGGTCGCGACAAACTCTACAACGACGTGGCGCAGGTGCCGGCGGGCAAGGTCGCGCTGGTCTTCGGGACCGATGACCGCACCCAAGGACGGGAGAACCTGTATTTCCGCTACCGCATCGATGCCGCGGAGAAGCTGTGGAAGGCAGGCAAGGTCCGGCTGCTGCTTGTCTCCGGCGACAACCGCCAGAAGCACTACAACGAGCCGGAGAAGATGAAGGCCGCGCTGATCAAACGCGGCGTTCCGCAGGACCGGATCGTGTGCGACTACGCGGGCCTGCGAACGCTGGATTCTGTGGTGCGGGCGAAGGAAATCTTTGGCGTGGACGACGTCGTCTTCGTCTCCCAGCGCTTCCACAACGAGCGCGCGGCGTATCTGGCGAAGGCCAACGGGATCGCCTACTGCGGCTTCAACGCCCAGGACGTGGCGACGAAAGGCGGGCTGAAAACGAAGGTCCGCGAGGTGGGCGCACGGGTGAAGATGTGGCTGGACGTGCGGGTGCTGGGCACCCGGCCGCGGCACCTCGGCGACAAGGTCCCGCTGCCGGAATAA
- a CDS encoding diacylglycerol/lipid kinase family protein — MKGPRRYPLIFNPKARSQKGRRALRFLMDHATRFALHATRSAEEARELAAMFARHGEPVVIAAGGDGTLNAVVQGLAGSQTALGVLPAGTMNVFARELGIPFDNLARAFEVIEEGRIQEIDLFEANGTPFVQMAGVGFDAMVIEETTWESKKMLGPLAYLLAAVKVLGETPPRMMVTCDDGTQEEGVAVLAGNGSLYGGQFKLFHKADNRDSMLDVLVFKEAGYKLVTDSLRGIALGNLDQAGSTVTYLQAHSLRVTADREVPVQVDGELVGRCREVAFGNQDPGRLRVLAPEEPIGSRFVEAVKSMVSWTKWKPQDQKS, encoded by the coding sequence GTGAAGGGCCCTCGTCGGTATCCGCTCATTTTCAACCCCAAGGCCCGCAGCCAGAAAGGCCGCCGCGCCCTGCGATTCCTCATGGATCATGCGACGCGCTTCGCGCTGCATGCGACCCGTAGTGCCGAGGAGGCACGCGAGCTCGCCGCGATGTTCGCCCGTCATGGCGAGCCCGTGGTGATCGCGGCCGGCGGCGACGGGACGCTGAATGCCGTGGTGCAGGGCCTCGCAGGCTCGCAGACCGCGCTCGGGGTGCTGCCCGCCGGGACCATGAATGTCTTCGCCCGCGAGCTGGGCATCCCCTTCGACAATCTCGCGCGGGCCTTCGAGGTCATCGAGGAAGGCCGTATCCAGGAGATCGACCTTTTCGAGGCGAATGGCACGCCCTTCGTCCAGATGGCCGGGGTGGGCTTCGACGCGATGGTCATCGAGGAGACGACCTGGGAGAGCAAGAAGATGCTCGGCCCTCTCGCCTACCTGCTGGCCGCGGTGAAGGTGCTCGGCGAGACGCCCCCGCGCATGATGGTGACCTGCGACGATGGCACGCAGGAGGAAGGCGTGGCCGTGCTGGCGGGCAATGGCTCGCTCTACGGCGGCCAGTTCAAGCTCTTCCACAAAGCCGACAACCGCGACAGCATGCTCGACGTGCTCGTCTTCAAGGAGGCGGGCTACAAGCTGGTGACGGATTCCCTGCGCGGGATCGCCCTCGGAAATCTCGATCAGGCGGGCTCCACCGTGACCTACCTGCAGGCGCACTCGCTGCGCGTCACCGCGGACCGCGAGGTGCCGGTACAGGTTGATGGCGAGCTGGTGGGACGGTGCCGGGAGGTCGCCTTTGGCAATCAGGATCCGGGACGCCTGCGAGTGCTGGCACCCGAGGAGCCGATCGGCAGCCGCTTCGTGGAGGCGGTGAAGTCGATGGTCTCGTGGACGAAATGGAAGCCGCAGGACCAGAAGTCGTGA
- the nagB gene encoding glucosamine-6-phosphate deaminase yields the protein MTQSSPARVFADRAEACRILAAELAELVASINASGRPAVLGLATGRTPLPFYAELIRLHRAGQLSFANVVTFNLDEYLGLSADHPESYHAFMRRELFGHVDIPAENIHIPDGTVTDIPAHCAAYEKTIRDAGGIDFQLLGIGRTGHIGFNEPGSPRDSRTRRVELDPITRQDAAPAFGGLENVPTHAISMGCGTILEARKIALLAWGEAKAAIVNEALSGPVTDQVSASFLQQHPDATFYVDADAGARL from the coding sequence ATGACCCAATCCTCTCCCGCCCGCGTTTTCGCAGACCGTGCCGAAGCCTGCCGCATCCTTGCGGCGGAGCTCGCCGAGTTGGTCGCGTCGATCAACGCATCCGGGAGACCCGCAGTGCTGGGGTTGGCGACGGGCCGCACTCCCCTGCCCTTTTACGCCGAGCTGATCCGACTCCACCGCGCCGGTCAGTTGTCATTTGCAAATGTGGTGACCTTCAACTTGGACGAATATCTCGGCCTGTCGGCGGATCATCCGGAAAGCTACCATGCCTTCATGCGTCGGGAGCTCTTCGGCCATGTGGATATCCCCGCGGAAAATATCCACATCCCGGATGGCACGGTGACGGATATCCCCGCCCACTGCGCCGCCTATGAAAAGACGATCCGCGACGCGGGCGGCATCGACTTCCAGCTCCTCGGGATCGGGCGCACCGGTCACATCGGCTTCAATGAACCGGGCTCGCCACGCGACAGCCGCACGCGAAGGGTCGAGCTGGATCCAATCACCCGGCAGGACGCCGCACCGGCCTTCGGCGGACTGGAAAACGTGCCGACGCACGCGATCTCGATGGGCTGCGGCACCATTCTGGAGGCGCGGAAGATCGCGCTGCTGGCATGGGGCGAAGCCAAGGCCGCGATTGTGAACGAGGCCCTCTCAGGCCCCGTCACCGATCAGGTGAGCGCGTCATTCCTGCAGCAGCATCCGGATGCGACCTTTTACGTCGATGCCGATGCGGGTGCCCGACTGTGA
- the rhaM gene encoding L-rhamnose mutarotase encodes MIRKAFMMSVNAGSEDEYQRRHSPIWEDLAAVLKDHGVHNYSIFLDPETRRLFGYAEVESEERWEAIGRTEVCQRWWKQMTDVMPVNADDSPVSAPLREVFHLA; translated from the coding sequence ATGATCCGCAAGGCCTTCATGATGTCGGTGAATGCCGGCTCGGAAGACGAATACCAGCGCCGCCACAGCCCCATCTGGGAAGATCTGGCCGCGGTGCTGAAGGATCACGGCGTGCATAACTACTCGATCTTCCTCGATCCGGAGACACGGCGTCTCTTCGGATATGCGGAGGTCGAAAGCGAGGAGCGCTGGGAAGCCATCGGACGCACCGAGGTCTGCCAGCGCTGGTGGAAGCAGATGACCGACGTGATGCCGGTGAACGCAGACGACTCACCGGTATCGGCACCGCTGCGCGAGGTGTTCCATCTGGCGTGA